From Ramlibacter tataouinensis, the proteins below share one genomic window:
- the nusG gene encoding transcription termination/antitermination protein NusG, protein MHWYVVHAYSGMEKAVERNIRERINRAGMQDMFGQILVPTEEVVEIKNGQKRTSERRFYPGYVLVQMVMNDDTWHLVKHTNKVTGFVGGAKNRPAPISEGEVAKIFGQMEEGTEKPRHKVEFVVGEYVRVKDGPFTDFNGTVEEVNYEKNKVRVSVTIFGRATPVELEFSQVEKT, encoded by the coding sequence ATGCACTGGTATGTCGTGCACGCCTATTCCGGCATGGAAAAGGCGGTGGAGCGCAACATCCGCGAGCGCATCAACCGCGCCGGCATGCAGGACATGTTCGGCCAGATCCTGGTGCCCACCGAGGAAGTCGTCGAGATCAAGAACGGCCAGAAGCGCACTTCCGAGCGCCGCTTCTACCCGGGCTATGTGCTGGTGCAGATGGTCATGAACGACGACACCTGGCACCTGGTCAAGCACACCAACAAGGTCACCGGCTTCGTCGGCGGCGCGAAGAACCGCCCGGCGCCGATTTCCGAGGGCGAAGTGGCCAAGATTTTCGGCCAGATGGAAGAGGGCACCGAAAAGCCGCGCCACAAGGTCGAATTCGTGGTCGGCGAGTACGTGCGCGTCAAGGACGGCCCGTTCACCGACTTCAACGGCACGGTCGAGGAAGTCAACTACGAGAAGAACAAGGTCCGCGTGTCGGTCACGATCTTCGGACGTGCGACGCCGGTGGAACTGGAATTCAGCCAGGTCGAAAAGACCTGA
- the rplK gene encoding 50S ribosomal protein L11, translating into MAKKIVGFIKLQVPAGKANPSPPIGPALGQRGLNIMEFCKAFNAQTQGVEPGLPLPVVITAFADKSFTFIIKTPPATTLIKKAIKLDKGSSKPHSDKVGKITRAQLEEIAKTKMKDMNAASVDAAVRTLAGSARSMGVTVEGL; encoded by the coding sequence ATGGCGAAGAAGATCGTCGGTTTTATCAAGCTGCAAGTGCCGGCTGGAAAGGCCAACCCGTCGCCGCCGATCGGGCCTGCGCTCGGTCAGCGCGGTCTGAACATCATGGAGTTCTGCAAGGCGTTCAACGCCCAGACCCAGGGCGTCGAGCCCGGTCTGCCGCTGCCGGTCGTGATCACGGCCTTCGCGGACAAGAGCTTCACCTTCATCATCAAGACGCCGCCGGCGACCACGCTGATCAAGAAGGCGATCAAGCTCGACAAGGGCTCGTCCAAGCCGCACAGCGACAAGGTCGGCAAGATCACCCGCGCCCAGCTCGAGGAGATCGCCAAGACCAAGATGAAGGACATGAACGCCGCGTCCGTGGACGCCGCCGTCCGTACGCTGGCTGGCTCGGCCCGTTCCATGGGCGTCACGGTGGAGGGCCTGTAA
- the rplA gene encoding 50S ribosomal protein L1 codes for MAKLTKKQKALQGKVDSTKLYALGEALGMVKDAATAKFDESIDVAVQLGIDPKKSDQVVRGAVVMPNGTGKTKRVAVFAQGAKAEEAKAAGADVVGMDDLAARVKAGDMPFDVVIAAPDAMRVVGALGQILGPRGMMPNPKVGTVTPDVATAVKNAKAGQVQFRADKAGIIHATIGRRSFESDKLQGNLSALIEALNKAKPATSKGVYLRKVAVSSTMGLGVRVDLQTLSA; via the coding sequence ATGGCAAAGCTGACCAAGAAGCAGAAAGCCCTGCAGGGCAAGGTCGACAGCACCAAGCTGTACGCGCTGGGCGAGGCGCTCGGCATGGTCAAGGATGCGGCGACCGCCAAGTTCGATGAATCCATCGACGTGGCCGTTCAGCTGGGCATCGACCCGAAGAAGTCCGACCAGGTGGTGCGCGGCGCGGTCGTGATGCCCAACGGCACCGGCAAGACCAAGCGCGTGGCGGTGTTCGCCCAGGGCGCCAAGGCTGAGGAAGCCAAGGCAGCCGGCGCCGACGTGGTCGGCATGGACGACCTGGCGGCCCGTGTGAAGGCCGGCGACATGCCCTTCGACGTGGTGATCGCCGCGCCCGACGCGATGCGCGTGGTCGGTGCGCTGGGCCAGATCCTGGGCCCGCGCGGCATGATGCCGAACCCCAAGGTCGGCACGGTCACCCCCGACGTCGCGACCGCGGTGAAGAACGCCAAGGCCGGCCAGGTGCAGTTCCGCGCCGACAAGGCGGGGATCATCCACGCCACCATCGGCCGCCGCTCGTTCGAATCGGACAAGCTGCAAGGCAACCTGTCGGCGCTGATCGAGGCGCTGAACAAGGCCAAGCCGGCCACCAGCAAGGGTGTGTACCTGAGGAAAGTGGCGGTGTCGTCGACCATGGGTCTGGGTGTCCGCGTGGACCTGCAGACCCTCTCGGCGTAA
- the rplJ gene encoding 50S ribosomal protein L10, producing MSLNRSEKQAVIDEVTGLAAKAQTLVMAEYRGITVADMTKLRNDARSKGVTLSVLKNTLARRAVAGSAFEVVGEQMTGPLIYGFSVDAVAAAKVVADFAKTNDKLVIRGGAFAGKALDVNGVKQLANIPSKEVLLAQLCGLLMSPISRTAVVLGALSAKKGGGEEAAPAAA from the coding sequence TTGAGTCTGAATCGCAGTGAGAAGCAAGCGGTCATCGACGAGGTGACCGGTCTCGCCGCTAAAGCTCAAACGCTGGTGATGGCGGAATACCGCGGCATCACGGTCGCCGACATGACGAAACTGCGCAACGATGCGCGCAGCAAGGGCGTGACCTTGAGTGTTCTGAAGAACACCCTGGCGCGCCGTGCTGTGGCGGGCAGCGCGTTCGAAGTGGTCGGCGAGCAGATGACCGGCCCGCTGATCTACGGCTTTTCTGTGGACGCAGTCGCCGCCGCCAAGGTGGTGGCCGACTTCGCGAAGACCAACGACAAGTTGGTCATTCGCGGCGGCGCGTTCGCGGGCAAGGCCCTGGACGTCAACGGCGTGAAGCAGCTGGCAAACATTCCCTCCAAGGAAGTTCTGCTGGCTCAGCTTTGCGGCTTGCTCATGTCGCCCATCTCGCGCACGGCCGTGGTGCTGGGCGCCCTGTCCGCCAAGAAGGGCGGCGGCGAAGAAGCCGCTCCCGCGGCGGCTTGA
- the rplL gene encoding 50S ribosomal protein L7/L12: protein MAFDKDAFLTALDSMTVMELNDLVKAIEEKFGVSAAAMAAPAAAGGGAAAPAAEEKTEFTVQLMEAGANKVSVIKAVREITGLGLKEAKDLVDGAPKAVKEGIAKADAEAAKKKLEEAGAKVELK, encoded by the coding sequence ATGGCATTCGATAAAGACGCATTTCTGACGGCGCTGGACAGCATGACCGTCATGGAACTCAATGACCTGGTCAAGGCCATTGAAGAGAAGTTCGGCGTGTCCGCCGCGGCCATGGCCGCCCCGGCTGCCGCTGGCGGCGGCGCCGCTGCACCGGCCGCGGAAGAGAAGACCGAGTTCACGGTCCAGCTGATGGAAGCCGGCGCGAACAAGGTGTCGGTCATCAAGGCCGTGCGCGAAATCACCGGCCTGGGCCTGAAGGAGGCCAAGGACCTGGTGGACGGCGCGCCCAAGGCCGTCAAGGAAGGCATTGCCAAGGCTGACGCCGAAGCGGCCAAGAAGAAGCTGGAAGAAGCCGGCGCCAAGGTCGAGCTCAAGTAA
- the rpoB gene encoding DNA-directed RNA polymerase subunit beta, with protein MAYSYTERKRIRKSFGSRDSVLEIPYLLQMQKDAYTAFLQADAHPQKRTIEGLQAAFDAAFPIVSHNGFVEMKFLEYNLAKPAFDVRECQTRGLTFASAVRARVQLIIYDRESSTPQSKVVKEVKEQEVYMGEVPLMTDKGSFIINGTERVIVSQLHRSPGVFFEHDKGKTHSSGKLLFSARIIPYRGSWLDFEFDPKDILYFRVDRRRKMPVTILLKAIGLTPESILANFFVNDNFRLMDSGAQMEFVPERLRGEVARFDITDKSGKVVVAKDKRVTARHTRDLEQSGTTHISVPEDYLVGRVVARNIIDPDTGEIIAKANDELTESLLKKLRQAGIQDLQVIYTNELDQGAYMSQTLRIDETVDEFAARVAIYRMMRPGEPPTEDAVQALFQRLFYNPDTYDLSRVGRMKFNAKIGRNESTGPMVLTNEDILAVVKILVDLRNGRGEVDDIDHLGNRRVRCVGELAENQYRTGLARIEKAVKERLGQAEQEPLMPHDLINSKPISAALKEFFGASQLSQFMDQTNPLSEITHKRRVSALGPGGLTRERAGFEVRDVHVTHYGRVCPIETPEGPNIGLINSLALYARLNEYGFIETPYRRVVDGKVTNQIDYLSAIEEGKYVIAQANAVLDKEGHLTGDLVSAREHGESVLVSADRIQYMDVSPAQIVSVAASLVPFLEHDDANRALMGANMQRQAVPVLRPEKAFVGTGIERVSAVDSGTVVTANRGGVVDYVDATRIVVRVNDDEAAAGEVGVDIYNLIKYQRSNQNTNIHQRPIVKRGDRIAKGDVVADGASTDLGELALGQNMLVAFMPWNGYNFEDSILISERVVADDRYTSIHIEELVVMARDTKLGAEEITRDIPNLSEQQLNRLDESGIIYVGAEVMPGDTLVGKVTPKGETTLTPEEKLLRAIFGEKASDVKDTSLRVDQGSQGTVIDVQVFTREGIQRDKRAQQIIDDELKRFRLDLNDQLRIVEADAFDRIEKLLTGKVANGGPQKLAKGTKIDKDYLQSVEKFHWFDIRPADDDVATQLESIKNSLEQTRHSFDLAFEEKRKKLTQGDELPAGVLKMVKVYLAVKRRLQPGDKMAGRHGNKGVVSKIVPVEDMPYMADGTPCDIVLNPLGVPSRMNVGQVLEVHLGWAGKGIGQRLGDMLQQQARAAELRSFMDQLYNSSGRKEDLAKLSDEEVLEMAGELAKGVPFATPVFDGASEQEIRGMLQLAYPEEIARLKGLTATRTQAHLYDGRTGEQFERPVTVGYMHVLKLHHLVDDKMHARSTGPYSLVTQQPLGGKAQFGGQRFGEMEVWALEAYGASYTLQEMLTVKSDDVQGRTKVYESIVKGEHAIEAGMPESFNVLVKEIRSLGIDMELERS; from the coding sequence ATGGCCTATTCTTACACCGAACGCAAGCGCATCCGCAAAAGCTTCGGCAGCCGCGACAGTGTGCTGGAAATCCCGTACCTGTTGCAAATGCAGAAGGACGCGTACACGGCTTTCCTGCAAGCCGACGCCCATCCGCAAAAACGCACGATCGAGGGCCTGCAGGCCGCCTTCGACGCCGCCTTCCCGATCGTCTCGCACAACGGCTTCGTCGAGATGAAGTTCCTGGAATACAACCTGGCCAAGCCCGCCTTCGACGTGCGCGAGTGCCAGACCCGGGGCCTGACCTTCGCGTCGGCGGTGCGCGCGCGCGTGCAACTGATCATCTACGACCGCGAGTCCTCCACCCCGCAGTCCAAGGTGGTCAAGGAGGTGAAGGAGCAGGAGGTCTACATGGGCGAAGTGCCGCTCATGACGGACAAGGGCTCGTTCATCATCAACGGCACCGAGCGCGTGATCGTGTCGCAGCTGCACCGCTCGCCGGGCGTGTTTTTCGAGCATGACAAGGGCAAGACGCACAGCTCGGGCAAGCTGCTGTTCTCGGCCCGCATCATCCCCTACCGCGGCTCCTGGCTCGACTTCGAGTTCGACCCCAAGGACATCCTGTACTTCCGCGTCGACCGCCGCCGCAAGATGCCGGTCACGATCCTGCTCAAGGCGATCGGCCTCACGCCGGAGTCGATCCTGGCGAACTTCTTCGTCAACGACAACTTCCGCCTGATGGACAGCGGCGCGCAGATGGAGTTCGTGCCCGAGCGCCTGCGCGGCGAAGTGGCGCGCTTCGACATCACCGACAAGAGCGGCAAGGTGGTAGTGGCCAAGGACAAGCGCGTCACGGCCCGCCACACGCGCGACCTGGAGCAGTCCGGCACCACCCACATCAGCGTGCCCGAGGACTACCTGGTCGGCCGCGTCGTCGCCCGCAACATCATCGACCCCGACACCGGCGAGATCATCGCCAAGGCCAACGATGAGCTGACCGAATCGCTGCTCAAGAAGCTGCGCCAGGCCGGCATCCAGGACCTGCAGGTCATCTACACCAACGAGCTCGACCAGGGCGCGTACATGTCGCAGACCCTGCGCATCGACGAGACCGTGGACGAATTCGCCGCCCGCGTCGCCATCTACCGCATGATGCGCCCCGGCGAGCCGCCGACGGAGGACGCGGTGCAGGCCCTGTTCCAGCGCCTGTTCTACAACCCCGACACCTACGACCTGTCGCGCGTCGGCCGCATGAAGTTCAACGCCAAGATCGGCCGCAACGAAAGCACCGGCCCGATGGTCCTGACCAACGAGGACATCCTCGCGGTGGTCAAGATCCTGGTGGACCTGCGCAACGGCCGCGGCGAAGTGGACGACATCGACCACCTGGGCAACCGCCGCGTGCGCTGCGTCGGCGAGCTGGCCGAGAACCAGTACCGCACGGGCCTGGCCCGCATCGAGAAGGCCGTCAAGGAGCGTCTGGGCCAGGCCGAGCAAGAGCCGCTGATGCCGCACGACCTGATCAACTCCAAACCGATTTCCGCGGCCCTGAAGGAGTTCTTCGGCGCGTCGCAGCTGTCGCAGTTCATGGACCAGACCAACCCGCTGTCGGAGATCACCCACAAGCGCCGCGTCTCGGCCCTGGGCCCGGGCGGCCTGACGCGCGAGCGCGCCGGCTTCGAAGTGCGCGACGTGCACGTCACGCACTACGGCCGGGTGTGCCCGATCGAGACGCCGGAAGGCCCGAACATCGGCCTGATCAACTCGCTGGCGCTGTACGCGCGCCTGAACGAGTACGGCTTCATCGAGACGCCGTACCGCCGCGTGGTGGACGGCAAGGTCACCAACCAGATCGACTACCTGTCGGCCATCGAGGAAGGCAAGTACGTCATCGCCCAGGCCAACGCGGTGCTGGACAAGGAAGGCCACCTCACCGGCGACCTGGTGTCGGCGCGTGAACACGGCGAATCGGTGCTGGTCAGCGCCGACCGCATCCAGTACATGGACGTCTCGCCGGCGCAGATCGTGTCGGTGGCGGCCTCGCTGGTGCCCTTCCTGGAGCATGACGACGCCAACCGCGCGCTGATGGGCGCCAACATGCAGCGCCAGGCGGTGCCGGTGCTGCGTCCGGAAAAGGCCTTCGTCGGCACCGGCATCGAGCGCGTCTCCGCGGTCGACTCCGGTACGGTGGTCACCGCCAACCGCGGCGGCGTGGTCGACTATGTCGATGCCACCCGCATCGTGGTGCGCGTCAACGATGACGAAGCCGCCGCCGGTGAAGTCGGCGTGGACATCTACAACCTGATCAAGTACCAGCGTTCCAACCAGAACACCAACATCCACCAGCGTCCGATCGTCAAGCGCGGCGACCGCATCGCCAAGGGTGACGTGGTGGCCGACGGCGCCTCCACCGACCTGGGCGAGCTCGCGCTCGGCCAGAACATGCTGGTGGCGTTCATGCCCTGGAACGGCTACAACTTCGAGGACTCGATCCTCATTTCCGAGCGCGTGGTCGCCGACGACCGCTACACCTCGATCCACATCGAGGAACTGGTGGTGATGGCGCGCGACACCAAGCTGGGCGCCGAGGAAATCACCCGCGACATCCCGAACCTGTCGGAGCAGCAGCTCAACCGCCTGGACGAGTCCGGCATCATCTACGTGGGCGCCGAGGTCATGCCCGGCGACACGCTGGTGGGCAAGGTGACGCCCAAGGGCGAGACCACGCTGACCCCGGAAGAGAAGCTGCTGCGCGCGATCTTCGGCGAGAAGGCCTCCGACGTGAAGGACACCTCGCTGCGCGTCGACCAGGGCTCGCAGGGCACCGTGATCGACGTGCAGGTCTTCACCCGCGAGGGCATCCAGCGCGACAAGCGGGCGCAGCAGATCATCGACGATGAACTCAAGCGCTTCCGCCTGGACCTGAACGACCAGCTGCGCATCGTGGAAGCCGACGCTTTCGACCGGATCGAGAAGCTGCTGACCGGCAAGGTCGCCAACGGCGGCCCGCAGAAGCTGGCCAAGGGCACCAAGATCGACAAGGACTACCTGCAGTCGGTCGAGAAGTTCCACTGGTTCGACATCCGCCCGGCGGACGACGACGTGGCGACCCAGCTCGAGTCGATCAAGAACTCGCTGGAGCAGACGCGCCACAGCTTCGACCTCGCCTTCGAGGAAAAGCGCAAGAAGCTGACCCAGGGCGACGAGCTGCCGGCTGGCGTGCTGAAGATGGTCAAGGTCTACCTGGCCGTCAAGCGCCGCCTGCAGCCCGGCGACAAGATGGCCGGCCGCCACGGCAACAAGGGCGTGGTCTCCAAGATCGTCCCGGTCGAGGACATGCCCTACATGGCCGACGGCACGCCGTGCGACATCGTGCTCAACCCGCTGGGCGTGCCCTCGCGCATGAACGTGGGCCAGGTGCTGGAAGTCCACCTGGGCTGGGCCGGCAAGGGCATCGGCCAGCGCCTCGGCGACATGCTGCAGCAGCAGGCCCGCGCGGCCGAACTGCGCAGCTTCATGGATCAGCTGTACAACAGCTCGGGCCGCAAGGAAGACCTGGCCAAGCTGTCCGACGAGGAAGTGCTGGAGATGGCCGGCGAGTTGGCCAAGGGCGTGCCCTTCGCGACCCCGGTGTTCGACGGCGCCTCCGAGCAGGAAATCCGCGGCATGCTGCAGCTGGCCTATCCGGAAGAGATCGCCCGGCTGAAGGGCCTGACGGCCACGCGCACGCAGGCGCACCTGTACGACGGCCGCACCGGCGAGCAATTCGAGCGCCCGGTCACCGTGGGCTACATGCACGTGCTCAAGCTGCACCACCTGGTGGACGACAAGATGCACGCGCGTTCCACCGGCCCGTACAGCCTCGTCACGCAACAACCGCTGGGCGGCAAGGCCCAGTTCGGCGGCCAGCGCTTCGGCGAAATGGAAGTGTGGGCGCTGGAGGCCTATGGCGCCTCGTACACGCTGCAGGAAATGCTAACCGTGAAGTCCGACGACGTGCAGGGCCGCACCAAGGTGTACGAGTCCATCGTCAAGGGCGAGCACGCCATCGAAGCCGGCATGCCGGAATCCTTCAACGTGCTGGTGAAGGAAATCCGCTCGCTGGGCATCGACATGGAACTCGAGCGTTCTTAA
- the rpoC gene encoding DNA-directed RNA polymerase subunit beta' — MKSLLDLFKQFTPDEHFDAIRIGMASPEKIRSWSFGEVKKPETINYRTFKPERDGLFCAKIFGPIKDYECLCGKYKRLKHRGVICEKCGVEVTQTKVRRERMGHIDLAAPCAHIWFLKSLPSRLGLVLDMTLRDIERVLYFEAYVVTDPGMTPLKKFSIMSEDDYEAKRKEYGDEFIAKMGAEGIKDLLEGIDIELEIEKLRGDLTGSEVKVKKNAKRLKVLEAFKKSGIKPNWMVMDVLPVLPPDLRPLVPLDGGRFATSDLNDLYRRVINRNSRLRRLLELKAPEIIARNEKRMLQEAVDSLLDNGRRGKAMTGANKRALKSLADMIKGKSGRFRQNLLGKRVDYSGRSVITVGPTLKLHQCGLPKLMALELFKPFIFSRLEAMGIATTIKAAKKEVESGTPVVWDILEEVIKEHPVLLNRAPTLHRLGIQAFEPILIEGKAIQLHPLVCAAFNADFDGDQMAVHVPLSVEAQMEARTLMLASNNVLFPANGEPSIVPSQDVVLGLYYTTRERINAKGEGMMFADVGEVQRALDAGQVELTSKVAVRLTEWNRDKASGEFVATTSLVDTTVGRALLSEILPKGLPFSNINKALKKKEISKLINASFRKCGLKETVVFADKLLQNGFRLATKAGISIAVDDMLVPPQKADIIGRAEKEVKEIEQQYVSGLVTAGERYNKVVDIWGKAGDEVSKVMMAQLAKEKVTDRNGKEVDQESFNSIYMMADSGARGSAAQIRQLAGMRGLMAKPDGSIIETPITANFREGLNVLQYFISTHGARKGLADTALKTANSGYLTRRLVDVTQDLVVTEEDCDTRDGSLMRAIVEGGEVIESLRDRILGRVAAEDVLHPESREVIVKAGEMLDEDAIEELETAGVDEVRVRTALTCATRFGLCAKCYGRDLGRGGLVNVGEAVGVIAAQSIGEPGTQLTMRTFHIGGAASRAAIASSVEAKSTGVIGFNSTMRYVTNSKGELVVIARSGEIIIHDEHGRERERHKVPYGATLSVKADQQVKAGTPLATWDPLTRPIITEFAGKVKFEGVEEGLTVAKQVDEVTGLSTLVVIKFDPKRSAKALRPQVKLIDIAGNEVKIPGTDHSVTIGFPVGSLIQVRDGQDVNPGEVLARIPIEGQKTRDITGGLPRVAELFEARSPKDKGVLAEITGTVSFGKETKGKIRLQITDPDGKVWEELVPKEKNILVHEGQVVNKGESVVDGPADPQDILRLLGAEELARYIVDEVQDVYRLQGVKINDKHIEVIVRQMLRRVVVENVGESSYIAGEQVERSEMLDTNDALRADNKVPATYSNLLLGITKASLSTDSFISAASFQETTRVLTEAAIMGKRDELRGLKENVIVGRLIPAGTGMAYHQARKVKDQMDEAERRAIADAEAAELAGAAATAEATAPEASEGAPTE; from the coding sequence ATGAAATCGCTACTCGACCTGTTCAAGCAATTCACGCCGGACGAGCATTTCGATGCCATCCGCATCGGCATGGCGTCGCCCGAGAAGATCCGTTCCTGGTCCTTCGGTGAAGTCAAGAAGCCGGAAACCATCAACTACCGCACCTTCAAGCCGGAGCGCGACGGCCTGTTCTGCGCCAAGATCTTCGGCCCGATCAAGGACTACGAGTGCCTGTGCGGCAAGTACAAGCGCCTGAAGCACCGCGGCGTCATCTGCGAGAAGTGCGGCGTCGAAGTCACGCAGACCAAGGTGCGCCGCGAGCGCATGGGCCACATCGACTTGGCCGCGCCCTGCGCGCACATCTGGTTCCTGAAGTCGCTGCCGTCGCGCCTGGGCCTGGTGCTGGACATGACGCTGCGCGACATCGAACGCGTGCTGTACTTCGAAGCCTATGTGGTCACCGACCCCGGGATGACGCCGCTGAAGAAGTTCAGCATCATGTCCGAGGACGACTACGAGGCCAAGCGCAAGGAATACGGTGACGAGTTCATCGCCAAGATGGGCGCCGAGGGCATCAAGGACCTGCTCGAAGGCATCGACATCGAACTCGAGATCGAGAAGCTGCGCGGCGACCTGACCGGCTCCGAGGTCAAGGTCAAGAAGAACGCCAAGCGCCTGAAGGTGCTGGAAGCCTTCAAGAAGTCCGGCATCAAGCCGAACTGGATGGTGATGGACGTGCTGCCGGTGCTGCCGCCGGACCTGCGTCCGCTGGTGCCGCTGGACGGCGGCCGCTTCGCGACCTCCGACCTGAACGACCTGTACCGCCGCGTCATCAACCGCAACAGCCGCCTGCGCCGCCTGCTGGAGCTGAAGGCGCCGGAGATCATCGCGCGCAACGAGAAGCGCATGCTGCAGGAAGCGGTGGACTCGCTGCTGGACAACGGCCGCCGTGGCAAGGCCATGACCGGCGCGAACAAGCGCGCGCTGAAGTCGCTGGCCGACATGATCAAGGGCAAGAGCGGCCGCTTCCGCCAGAACCTGCTGGGCAAGCGCGTCGACTACTCGGGCCGTTCGGTCATCACCGTGGGCCCGACGCTCAAGCTGCACCAGTGCGGCCTGCCCAAGCTGATGGCGCTGGAGCTGTTCAAGCCCTTCATCTTCTCGCGCCTGGAGGCGATGGGCATCGCCACCACCATCAAGGCGGCGAAGAAGGAAGTCGAATCCGGCACGCCGGTGGTGTGGGACATCCTCGAAGAGGTGATCAAGGAGCACCCGGTGCTGCTGAACCGCGCGCCGACGCTGCACCGCCTGGGCATCCAGGCCTTCGAGCCGATCCTGATCGAAGGCAAGGCGATCCAGCTGCACCCGCTGGTGTGCGCGGCTTTCAACGCCGACTTCGACGGCGACCAGATGGCCGTGCACGTGCCGCTGTCGGTGGAAGCGCAGATGGAAGCCCGCACGCTGATGCTGGCCTCCAACAACGTGCTGTTCCCCGCCAACGGCGAGCCCTCCATCGTGCCCTCGCAGGACGTGGTGCTGGGCCTGTACTACACGACGCGCGAGCGCATCAACGCCAAGGGCGAGGGCATGATGTTCGCCGACGTCGGTGAAGTGCAGCGCGCGCTGGACGCCGGCCAGGTCGAGCTCACCTCCAAGGTGGCGGTGCGCCTGACCGAGTGGAACCGCGACAAGGCCTCCGGCGAATTCGTGGCCACGACCTCGCTGGTCGACACCACCGTGGGCCGCGCGCTGCTGTCGGAGATCCTGCCCAAGGGCCTGCCCTTCTCCAACATCAACAAGGCGCTGAAGAAGAAGGAAATCTCCAAGCTGATCAACGCTTCGTTCCGCAAGTGCGGCCTGAAGGAGACGGTGGTCTTCGCCGACAAGCTGCTGCAGAACGGCTTCCGGCTGGCGACCAAGGCCGGCATCTCGATCGCGGTGGACGACATGCTGGTGCCGCCGCAGAAGGCCGACATCATCGGCCGCGCCGAGAAGGAAGTGAAGGAGATCGAGCAGCAGTACGTCTCGGGCCTGGTCACCGCCGGCGAGCGCTACAACAAGGTGGTCGACATCTGGGGCAAGGCCGGCGACGAAGTGTCCAAGGTCATGATGGCCCAGCTGGCCAAGGAAAAGGTCACCGACCGCAACGGCAAGGAAGTGGACCAGGAGTCCTTCAACTCCATCTACATGATGGCCGACTCCGGCGCCCGCGGCTCGGCCGCCCAGATCCGCCAGCTGGCGGGCATGCGCGGCCTGATGGCCAAGCCGGACGGCTCGATCATCGAGACTCCGATCACGGCCAACTTCCGCGAAGGCCTGAACGTGCTCCAGTACTTCATCTCCACGCACGGCGCCCGAAAGGGCCTGGCCGACACGGCGCTGAAGACCGCGAACTCCGGCTACCTGACGCGCCGCCTGGTCGACGTGACGCAGGATTTGGTCGTGACCGAGGAAGATTGCGACACCCGCGACGGCTCGCTGATGCGCGCCATCGTCGAGGGCGGTGAAGTGATCGAATCACTGCGCGACCGGATCCTGGGCCGCGTCGCCGCCGAGGACGTGCTGCATCCGGAAAGCCGCGAGGTGATCGTCAAGGCCGGCGAGATGCTGGACGAGGACGCGATCGAAGAGCTCGAGACCGCGGGCGTGGACGAAGTGCGCGTGCGCACGGCGCTCACCTGCGCGACGCGCTTCGGCCTGTGCGCCAAGTGCTACGGCCGCGACCTCGGCCGCGGTGGCCTGGTCAACGTCGGCGAGGCGGTCGGCGTGATCGCCGCCCAGTCGATCGGCGAGCCCGGCACGCAGTTGACGATGCGTACCTTCCACATCGGCGGCGCCGCCTCGCGCGCGGCCATCGCCTCCAGCGTGGAAGCCAAGTCCACCGGCGTGATCGGCTTCAACAGCACGATGCGCTACGTGACCAACAGCAAGGGCGAACTGGTGGTGATCGCGCGTTCCGGCGAGATCATCATCCACGACGAGCACGGCCGCGAGCGCGAGCGCCACAAGGTGCCGTACGGCGCGACCCTGAGCGTCAAGGCCGACCAGCAGGTCAAGGCCGGCACGCCGCTGGCCACCTGGGACCCGCTGACGCGACCCATCATCACGGAATTCGCCGGCAAGGTGAAGTTCGAGGGCGTGGAAGAGGGCCTCACGGTCGCCAAGCAGGTCGACGAAGTGACCGGCCTGTCCACCTTGGTGGTCATCAAGTTCGACCCGAAGCGCTCGGCCAAGGCCCTGCGCCCGCAGGTCAAGCTGATCGACATCGCGGGCAACGAGGTGAAGATCCCCGGCACCGACCACTCGGTGACGATCGGCTTTCCGGTGGGCTCGCTGATCCAGGTGCGCGACGGCCAGGACGTGAACCCCGGCGAAGTGCTGGCGCGCATCCCGATCGAAGGCCAGAAGACCCGTGACATCACCGGCGGTCTGCCGCGCGTGGCGGAGTTGTTCGAAGCGCGCTCGCCCAAGGACAAGGGCGTGCTGGCCGAGATCACCGGCACCGTGTCGTTCGGCAAGGAGACCAAGGGCAAGATCCGCTTGCAGATCACCGACCCGGACGGCAAGGTCTGGGAAGAGCTGGTGCCCAAGGAAAAGAACATCCTGGTGCACGAAGGCCAGGTGGTGAACAAGGGCGAATCCGTGGTGGACGGCCCGGCCGACCCGCAGGACATCCTGCGCCTGCTGGGTGCCGAGGAACTGGCGCGCTACATCGTCGACGAAGTGCAGGACGTCTACCGCCTGCAGGGTGTGAAGATCAACGACAAGCACATCGAGGTGATCGTTCGCCAGATGCTGCGCCGTGTCGTGGTCGAGAACGTCGGCGAGTCGAGCTACATCGCCGGCGAACAGGTCGAGCGTTCCGAGATGCTGGACACCAACGACGCGCTGCGCGCCGACAACAAGGTGCCTGCCACCTACAGCAACCTGCTGCTGGGCATCACCAAGGCCTCGCTGTCGACCGACTCGTTCATCTCCGCGGCTTCCTTCCAGGAAACGACGCGCGTGCTGACCGAGGCGGCGATCATGGGCAAGCGCGACGAACTGCGCGGCCTGAAGGAAAACGTCATCGTCGGCCGCCTGATCCCCGCGGGCACCGGCATGGCGTACCACCAGGCGCGCAAGGTCAAGGACCAGATGGACGAGGCCGAGCGCCGCGCCATCGCCGATGCCGAAGCCGCGGAACTGGCCGGTGCGGCCGCGACCGCCGAGGCCACCGCGCCCGAGGCGAGCGAAGGCGCCCCCACCGAGTAA